The Comamonas testosteroni genome contains the following window.
TCGCCATCTTGCTCGGCGGTGCCACCCTGCTGGCCATGGACCGCCTGCTGCCGCACGAGCATTTCATCAAAGGCCGCGAAGGCAGCCATGCGCGCCAGCTGCGACGCACCTGGCTGTTTGTGATTGCCATCACCCTTCACAACCTGCCCGAAGGTCTGGCCATCGGCGTGGGCTATGCTGCCAACGAGGGGCTGCGCGCCAGCTCGCTCACGCTGGGCATTGCCATACAGGATGTACCCGAGGGTTTCGTGGTCGCAGCCTCTTTGCTGGCTGCTGGCTATACCCGAGGCTTTGCGGTAGTGCTGGGCGCACTGACAGGGCTGATCGAGCCTCTGGGCGCCGTGATCGGCGCCATCGTGGTCAGCAGCTCCACCATGCTGTTGCCCTGGGGCCTGGGCTTTGCCGCCGGGGCCATGCTGTTTGTCATCAGCCACGAAATCATTCCGGAATCCCACCGCAAGGGCCATGAAGCCTGGGCCACCACAGGACTCATGCTGGGCTTTGTGCTGATGATGATTCTGGATACGTCCCTTGGCGGCTGAACTGCGCCGCGCAGGCGCAGTTCAGGGCATGCTCGCTTATGCGCGCTCGAAAACGGCCATGGATTCCACATGCGCCGTATGCGGAAACATGTTCACCACACCCGCCGCCACACAGCGATAGCCGGCCTGGTGCACCAGCAAGCCTGCATCACGCGCCAGCGTGGCCGGGTTGCAGCTCACATAGACAATGCGCTTGGGGAACTGCCAGCTTTCCTGACCCTCGGGCAGCGGAGGCAGCAAATCGGGCTGCTCTTCGCTGGCAACGCCGGTCTGCTTGGCGCCGATGCGGATCTGGTGAATATCGGCAAGTGCCTTGGACAGGGCAAACGCACCTTCACGCGGAGGATCGACCAGCCACTTGTCGGAATTGCCGTCGGCAATCAGCATGGCTGGGGTCATCTCGAACAGATTGCGGGCCACGAAGCTGGTGGGAGCCAGCTTGTCGTCTTCGCTGCGCGTGGCATTGTTGCCCGCATAGTTCTCGTGCGAGCGCTTGACCAGTGTTTCAGAGCCTTCAATGCCCAGTACCTCGCGCGCCATGGTGGCAATCGGCAACGTGAAGTTGCCAAGACCGCAGAACCAGTCGATGACGCGCTCGTCCTTTTTCGCATCCAGCAGGCGCAGCGAGCGCGTGACCAGCACGCGGTTGATATGCGGATTGACCTGGGTGAAGTCGGTCGGCTTGAACGGCATGGTGATGCCGAAGTCCGGCAAACCATAGGACAGCTGTGTACCGCCTTCTTCCATCAGATGCACGGTATCCGGGCCCTTGGGCTGCAGCCACCACTGAACGTTCTGCTCGGCAGCAAAGTCGCGCAGGCGCTGCTTGTCGGCATCCGACAGAGGCTCCAGATGACGCAGCACCAGGGCAGTGACATGGTCGCCGCAAGCCACTTCGATCTGAGGACAGGTTTCGCGCGCATCCATGCTGGCGATCAGTGCGCGCATGGGCATGAGCATGGCATCCACATGGGGCGGCAAAATCTTGCAGACCTCCATGTCCGCGATGTAGCGGCTCTTGCGCTCGTGGAAGCCCACCAGCACCTTGCCCTTCTTGGCCACATAGCGCACCGACAGGCGCGAGCGGAAGCGATAGCCCCAGGCCGGGCCCTCGATGGGGCGCAGCAGCGTCTCGGGCTTGACCTTGGCCAGATGCCAGAGGTTGTCTTCCAATACACGCTGCTTGATGGCGACCTGGGCCGCCACATGCAGATGCTGCATCTTGCAGCCACCACAGGCGCCGGCGTGCAGCCCGAAATTAGGGCAGCCGGGCGTCACGCGCTGCGAGGATTCGCGGTGGATTTCAGTCAGCGTGGCCGCTTCCCAGTTGTTCTTCTTGCGATGGGTGTTGGCACTGACGATTTCACCGGTCAGGGCGCCGTCGATGAAGACCACCTTGCCATCGGGCTTGCGGGCTACACCCTGGGCATCCATGTCCATGGACAGCACTTCCAGCCAGCCCTCGGGCAGCGCCGGGGCATCAGACGGGACTTCGGGCAGGTTTTCGGGAATTTTGTTGTCGCGGGATTCACTCATGGTGCCCGATTGTCTCAGGCCACCCCATACCCGAGAGCCGACCACGGCAAAAAACTGCATGGGAGCCCATGGCACGCGCCCAGCCAATCGGCCTTCTGCAAGGCAAAATCAAGCCTCAATGTGCCGCCAACGCTTGGCTCACAGCTATGCAATCAGAAGCGTTGTTCTTCACGCAGGCGGCGCTCGCGGCTATTGCGCGCCGCAGCAATCTGGGCGCGCTCGGCGAGCAGGTTGACCTCGGTGGCACAGTTGTACTCGTCGAGCGAGAAAAACATGCGGGCTCCGGGGGCGAGTTGCGACACCGTCTGATGCAGGGGCAGAGACAGGTCGACCGGCGCCACATTGGAGCGATAGATCAGTTCGTTATTGGGTGCATAGACAAAATAGCAGGCAGCCGATGCGACCTGGGACCAAGCACAGGCTGACAGAACCAAGGCGGCACGCAAGACGGATGCAGCGGTCATGAACTCTCCCTTCCCTGACGGGGCTCCATGCCCCTGTAATGCGGCTATTTTACGAGTAGCGACGCCGCGACCAGGTTGATGTGAAATTTCTCTATCTCAAGAAAATTTCTTACCGCTCCGGCTCCCATGCCCAAAGCCTGCACAAACACCTTGCCGATCCCATTCAGGCGCTCGCACAATTTTAAATTTCTGTATTGACAGAAATTTCAAGCAAGACCACACTTCGTTTCATGCAACTGAGTCCTATCGCTGAACGCTTTGTGCACCACTGGGGAGATATGGGCAACGCCTGGGGCGTGAATCGCACGGTGGCGCAAATTCATGCACTGCTGTTCTTTCATGGCCGCCCCCTCAATGCTGACGAGATCTGCGAAACCCTGGGTGCGGCACGCTCCAACGTCAGCAACAGCCTCAAGGAGCTACTGAACTGGAACCTGATTCGCAGCAGCCGCAAGAGCGGTGACCGGCGCGAGTATTTCGAGACCTCGGCCGATGTCTGGGAGTTGCTGCGCACCATTGTGCGAGAGCGCAAGCAGCGCGAGTTCGACCCCACCAGCGCGCTGCTGCGCGAGCTGATCGCCCAGCCCGAATTCGAGCAGGAAACGCCCGATGCCCAGGACCGTGTGCACGAGACGCTGCGCCTCATGGATTCGCTGGGCATCTGGACCGACGAAATGCTGCGCCTGTCTCCAGCCACTCTGGACAAGATCCTGCGCCTTGGCGCCAGCGTCCAGCGCTTTGTCCGAGGCAAGGATGGCTACCGAGAGAGCGGCAGCGATTGAAGCCAAACTGAATTCTGTCAAGGCAGAAAAATGCAAAGGAGTAGCGTATGCGAGTTCTGATCTGCGGCGGCACAGGCTTTCTGGGCCGACATATCGTGAATGCGCTGGCCCTGCTGGACCACGACCCCGTGGTGCGCAGCCGACACAGCCAGCCGCCTCTGGACTTCAGCGCCTGCACCACAGCCGAGGCATGGCTTGAGCATCTGCAGGGCATTGATGCCGTCATCAACGCCGTCGGTGCTCTGCGAGACAAGCCCGACCAGGATCTGCAGACCCTGCACTCTCTGGCTCCCATCGCGCTGTTCGATGCCTGTGCCCAGGCCGGCGTGCGCCGCGTGGTGCAGGTCTCGGCCCTGGGCGCGGCTCAGGGCGGCACCCAGTACGCAAGCACCAAGCGCGCGGCCGACGAGCATCTGCTGGCGCTGGGCAGACAAGGCGGACTCCGTCCCGTTGTCGTGCGGCCCAGCATCATCTTTGGTGCGGGTGGAGCCAGCAGCCAGCTGTTCCTGAATCTGGCCAGACTGCCCGTGTTGCTGCTGCCCGAACTCATGCGCAGCAGCCAGATACAGCCCGTGGCCGTGCGCGACCTCGCCGAAGTGCTCGCGCATATGGCGACATCGGACACCTCCGAAGGTATCGTCGAGATCGGCGGCCCCCAGCCGCTTTCGACAGAGGCCTTCATCGCCAGCCTGCGCAG
Protein-coding sequences here:
- a CDS encoding ZIP family metal transporter, translating into MGQDGLQSTSSSQPPLPLRTRLGLLISAAGALVLASMAWKQLQMNPAALNALLGGSVAALATALGALPVLLTQNPSERTQDTLFGFGAGVMLAACAFSLILPGLEAARAVTPSGSSEWLGGALIGVAILLGGATLLAMDRLLPHEHFIKGREGSHARQLRRTWLFVIAITLHNLPEGLAIGVGYAANEGLRASSLTLGIAIQDVPEGFVVAASLLAAGYTRGFAVVLGALTGLIEPLGAVIGAIVVSSSTMLLPWGLGFAAGAMLFVISHEIIPESHRKGHEAWATTGLMLGFVLMMILDTSLGG
- the rlmD gene encoding 23S rRNA (uracil(1939)-C(5))-methyltransferase RlmD yields the protein MSESRDNKIPENLPEVPSDAPALPEGWLEVLSMDMDAQGVARKPDGKVVFIDGALTGEIVSANTHRKKNNWEAATLTEIHRESSQRVTPGCPNFGLHAGACGGCKMQHLHVAAQVAIKQRVLEDNLWHLAKVKPETLLRPIEGPAWGYRFRSRLSVRYVAKKGKVLVGFHERKSRYIADMEVCKILPPHVDAMLMPMRALIASMDARETCPQIEVACGDHVTALVLRHLEPLSDADKQRLRDFAAEQNVQWWLQPKGPDTVHLMEEGGTQLSYGLPDFGITMPFKPTDFTQVNPHINRVLVTRSLRLLDAKKDERVIDWFCGLGNFTLPIATMAREVLGIEGSETLVKRSHENYAGNNATRSEDDKLAPTSFVARNLFEMTPAMLIADGNSDKWLVDPPREGAFALSKALADIHQIRIGAKQTGVASEEQPDLLPPLPEGQESWQFPKRIVYVSCNPATLARDAGLLVHQAGYRCVAAGVVNMFPHTAHVESMAVFERA
- a CDS encoding GbsR/MarR family transcriptional regulator: MQLSPIAERFVHHWGDMGNAWGVNRTVAQIHALLFFHGRPLNADEICETLGAARSNVSNSLKELLNWNLIRSSRKSGDRREYFETSADVWELLRTIVRERKQREFDPTSALLRELIAQPEFEQETPDAQDRVHETLRLMDSLGIWTDEMLRLSPATLDKILRLGASVQRFVRGKDGYRESGSD
- a CDS encoding NAD-dependent epimerase/dehydratase family protein, whose protein sequence is MRVLICGGTGFLGRHIVNALALLDHDPVVRSRHSQPPLDFSACTTAEAWLEHLQGIDAVINAVGALRDKPDQDLQTLHSLAPIALFDACAQAGVRRVVQVSALGAAQGGTQYASTKRAADEHLLALGRQGGLRPVVVRPSIIFGAGGASSQLFLNLARLPVLLLPELMRSSQIQPVAVRDLAEVLAHMATSDTSEGIVEIGGPQPLSTEAFIASLRSQMGYGPASVHALPDWMSKGSARVGDQFPSLPWCSETMALLENDNVTDPRTLASLLGRAPVAPDAMLATLPKEGRRHA